The Micromonospora sp. NBC_00421 genome contains a region encoding:
- a CDS encoding transposase, translating into MTPLACGLLDIDRLRTAVAGVPLPQAADGRLVLAVDITLLAAAGHTHTSPQRILCHTYGRGKDQMVMAPGWPYAMVVALESGRSSRSAGRKRPHQRRR; encoded by the coding sequence ATGACGCCCCTCGCATGCGGGCTGCTGGACATCGACCGGTTGCGTACCGCTGTCGCCGGGGTGCCGCTGCCGCAGGCGGCTGACGGGCGTCTCGTGCTGGCGGTCGACATCACCCTGCTGGCTGCGGCCGGACACACACATACCTCGCCGCAGCGGATCCTGTGCCACACCTATGGGCGCGGGAAGGACCAGATGGTCATGGCCCCGGGCTGGCCGTACGCGATGGTCGTGGCCTTGGAGTCGGGCCGCAGTTCAAGAAGTGCTGGACGAAAACGCCCTCACCAGCGGAGGCGGTGA
- a CDS encoding DUF4041 domain-containing protein has product MPAPAQAASFTAAAQDAGAPAVVPPQRNGSPDIPLFGARGKARELAVENAQLRSELDQLRVELTGLRAEMSRLGVLSAMELEQHRDRLTREVADLTAKGGARKVELDRHLRELRQQIVVTEETALLQEAGVYRYRHPLSDAVAYQSQLSRLQDQIKAMTKKDGGAVKAATGWTVNGSAAEGRVMVRDFSKLMLRAYNAEADNLVRGLKPYKLDSAVDRLGKVTVTIAKLGKTMQIRIAGEYHRLRVKELELTADYQEKLAEEKERDREEKARLREERRAQQEIERERARLDKERQHYANALAALQAKGDADGAAQMQDRLAQIDTAIQDVDHRAANVRAGYVYVISNLGAFGEKMVKVGMTRRLDPLDRVRELSDASVPFNFDVHALFFSDDAVGIEAQMHARLADRRVNLVNHRREFFYATPEEAKEHLLALTGSLLQYEQVPEALEYRQSLTQAQEKPVKTT; this is encoded by the coding sequence TTGCCGGCTCCGGCACAGGCGGCATCCTTTACGGCCGCCGCGCAGGATGCTGGTGCTCCTGCCGTCGTCCCGCCGCAGCGTAACGGGAGTCCGGATATTCCTCTGTTCGGTGCTCGGGGCAAGGCGCGTGAACTGGCCGTGGAGAATGCGCAGCTCCGCAGCGAGCTGGACCAGTTGCGCGTCGAGCTGACGGGCTTGAGGGCGGAGATGTCACGGCTCGGTGTGCTGTCAGCGATGGAGTTGGAGCAGCACCGGGACCGGCTGACCCGTGAGGTTGCCGACCTGACAGCCAAGGGCGGGGCGCGGAAGGTCGAGCTCGATCGGCATCTGCGCGAGCTCCGGCAGCAGATTGTGGTTACTGAGGAGACGGCACTGCTGCAGGAAGCCGGTGTCTATCGGTATCGGCATCCCCTGTCGGACGCGGTCGCCTATCAGAGTCAGCTCAGCCGGCTTCAGGACCAGATCAAGGCGATGACCAAGAAGGACGGGGGCGCGGTCAAGGCCGCCACCGGATGGACGGTCAACGGCTCGGCCGCCGAGGGGCGGGTCATGGTCCGGGATTTCTCCAAGCTGATGCTCCGTGCCTACAACGCCGAGGCGGACAATCTGGTTCGCGGGTTGAAGCCGTACAAGCTCGACTCGGCTGTGGACCGGCTGGGGAAGGTGACGGTCACCATTGCCAAGCTCGGTAAGACGATGCAGATCCGGATTGCCGGGGAGTACCACCGCCTGCGGGTCAAGGAGTTGGAACTCACCGCCGACTACCAGGAGAAGTTGGCCGAGGAGAAGGAGCGGGACCGGGAGGAGAAGGCCCGGCTGCGCGAGGAGCGACGCGCGCAGCAGGAGATCGAACGCGAACGCGCCCGGCTCGACAAGGAACGCCAGCACTACGCCAACGCCCTGGCCGCTTTGCAGGCCAAGGGTGATGCCGATGGGGCCGCCCAGATGCAGGACCGGTTGGCCCAGATCGACACCGCGATCCAGGACGTGGACCATCGGGCCGCCAACGTCCGGGCGGGCTACGTGTACGTGATCTCCAACCTCGGCGCGTTCGGCGAGAAGATGGTCAAGGTCGGCATGACCCGTCGCCTAGACCCGCTGGACCGGGTGCGCGAACTCAGTGACGCCTCGGTGCCCTTCAACTTCGATGTGCACGCCCTGTTCTTCTCCGACGACGCTGTCGGTATCGAGGCGCAGATGCACGCACGGCTGGCTGACCGGCGGGTCAACCTGGTCAACCACCGTCGCGAGTTCTTCTACGCCACGCCGGAGGAGGCCAAGGAACACCTGCTGGCGTTGACTGGCAGCCTGCTGCAGTACGAGCAGGTCCCGGAAGCCCTGGAGTACCGGCAGAGCCTCACCCAGGCCCAGGAGAAGCCGGTAAAGACCACATGA
- a CDS encoding L,D-transpeptidase, which translates to MRVVQDHLTGRTGRRRVLAAGVLAAALALTSACTGSGGDKPSSWHGGGEESAPKATATITEPKADATDVPASTGIVFTAKDAKDTTVALTDAAGKAVEGRLAADGASWLPATALEYGGKYTATVTATGDDGKAATATSAFTVMAKPDKQVRVTSFLGDNQVVGVGMPLIVKFGRDIPEDYRDDVQRRMTVTSTPAQEGVWHWVSPTEVRYRPKEFWKSGTTVSYRVQAAGVPMGGGWYGRSDLSVDIKIGPAVVMQVDNKTKKMTVTRDGKVVKTVLVSLGKKSTPSSSGTMVVIEKLRKTVFDTMAELGPEEGYRTKIDYAQRLTWGGEFIHAAPWSEGQQGTTNVSHGCVNVSMKDGAWLFANTKIGDPITVKGTERKLQNGNGWTDWNMSWDEYVKGSALPYDPDAGQPDADASPDDASGTPSAEPTT; encoded by the coding sequence ATGCGAGTTGTCCAGGACCACCTGACCGGGCGTACCGGTCGCCGCCGGGTGCTCGCGGCGGGGGTCCTCGCCGCGGCGCTGGCCCTCACCTCCGCCTGCACCGGCTCCGGCGGCGACAAGCCGTCGAGCTGGCACGGCGGCGGCGAGGAGAGCGCGCCGAAGGCCACCGCGACGATCACCGAACCGAAGGCCGACGCCACCGACGTCCCGGCCTCCACCGGCATCGTCTTCACCGCCAAGGACGCCAAGGACACCACCGTCGCGCTCACCGACGCTGCTGGTAAGGCCGTCGAGGGCAGGCTCGCCGCGGACGGCGCGAGCTGGCTGCCCGCCACCGCCCTGGAGTACGGCGGGAAGTACACCGCGACCGTGACGGCGACCGGCGACGACGGCAAGGCGGCGACGGCGACCAGCGCCTTCACCGTGATGGCCAAGCCGGACAAACAGGTACGGGTCACCAGCTTCCTGGGCGACAACCAGGTGGTCGGCGTGGGCATGCCGCTGATCGTGAAGTTCGGCCGGGACATCCCGGAGGACTACCGCGACGACGTGCAGCGCCGGATGACTGTCACCAGCACCCCGGCCCAGGAGGGCGTGTGGCACTGGGTCAGCCCCACCGAGGTCCGCTACCGGCCGAAGGAGTTCTGGAAGTCGGGCACCACTGTGTCGTACCGGGTGCAGGCCGCCGGGGTGCCGATGGGCGGCGGCTGGTACGGCCGGTCCGACCTCAGCGTGGACATCAAGATCGGCCCGGCGGTGGTGATGCAGGTCGACAACAAGACGAAGAAGATGACTGTCACCAGGGACGGCAAGGTCGTCAAGACCGTCCTGGTCAGCCTGGGCAAGAAGAGCACCCCCTCGTCCAGCGGCACGATGGTGGTGATCGAGAAGCTCCGCAAGACGGTTTTCGACACCATGGCGGAGCTGGGCCCCGAGGAGGGCTACCGCACCAAGATCGACTATGCCCAGCGGCTCACCTGGGGTGGCGAGTTCATCCACGCCGCCCCCTGGTCGGAGGGGCAGCAGGGCACCACGAACGTCTCGCACGGCTGCGTGAACGTGTCGATGAAGGACGGTGCCTGGCTGTTCGCCAACACGAAGATCGGTGACCCGATCACGGTCAAGGGCACCGAACGCAAGCTCCAGAACGGCAACGGCTGGACCGACTGGAACATGAGCTGGGACGAGTACGTCAAGGGCAGCGCCCTGCCGTACGACCCGGACGCCGGGCAGCCGGACGCCGACGCCAGCCCCGACGACGCCTCCGGGACGCCGAGCGCCGAGCCGACGACCTGA
- a CDS encoding TIGR02391 family protein, which translates to MEARKNPEYLKALVAAVTDFREALVAFLELHVSNGEPGGLGGVARGVAPAVLRRDGADPQEIARRHSRVSRAAGLAAAAVPLTHVAVMVQGFGAVDPISAWQTITRPKPLLEAVDVLDACDQALGRLEGLVLQAEAERPPAVGAEAMHPLVWGSASRLWRDGHFREAVAAAAEAVVLMVKTRTRRNDIAEAALWQEAFSNKEPEPGKPRLRWPGDPESRDVGTMNSGLRFFAPGVQMTIRNTVSHGVGQLGEQAAVERLAALSLLARWVDECDLIEAAPQESGE; encoded by the coding sequence ATGGAGGCGCGCAAGAACCCGGAGTACCTGAAGGCCCTGGTGGCGGCGGTTACCGACTTCCGCGAAGCGCTGGTGGCGTTTCTGGAACTCCACGTGAGCAATGGCGAGCCTGGTGGGCTCGGTGGTGTAGCGCGGGGCGTTGCCCCGGCTGTACTGCGACGTGACGGTGCGGACCCGCAAGAGATCGCTCGGCGCCATTCCCGTGTTTCCCGGGCCGCAGGGCTTGCCGCCGCTGCTGTGCCGCTGACGCACGTGGCTGTCATGGTGCAGGGCTTCGGCGCGGTCGATCCGATCTCCGCTTGGCAGACGATCACGCGCCCCAAGCCGCTTCTGGAAGCGGTTGACGTCTTGGACGCCTGCGATCAGGCCCTCGGGCGGCTGGAGGGCTTGGTCCTGCAGGCGGAGGCGGAGCGTCCTCCGGCCGTCGGTGCCGAGGCGATGCACCCACTGGTGTGGGGTTCTGCCTCACGGCTGTGGCGGGACGGCCATTTTCGGGAGGCCGTGGCGGCAGCGGCAGAGGCGGTTGTCCTGATGGTTAAGACCCGGACCCGGCGCAACGACATCGCCGAGGCCGCGCTGTGGCAGGAGGCGTTCTCAAACAAGGAACCCGAGCCCGGCAAGCCCCGACTGCGCTGGCCAGGAGATCCGGAGAGCCGTGACGTCGGCACCATGAACAGCGGCCTGCGGTTCTTCGCGCCGGGCGTACAGATGACCATCCGCAATACCGTCTCCCACGGTGTGGGGCAGCTCGGGGAACAAGCCGCAGTAGAGCGGCTCGCCGCGCTGAGTCTGCTGGCTCGATGGGTCGACGAATGCGACTTGATCGAGGCCGCACCTCAAGAAAGCGGCGAATAG
- a CDS encoding exonuclease domain-containing protein, producing the protein MSSVGLFAYGSAGGNAGVDLGEVPFVAVDVETTGLSPTSDRIVEIALVRVEGGRVVDEWATLVDPGRDPGPTFIHHITADMLSGAPTFADAAGEILSRLDGAVAVAHNARFEEGFIAQEFARVGISTAPLPAVCTQRLARQVLAAPNFQLVSCCTVCGIELHDAHTALGDTRATAQLLTRLLANAPALRFPSAPVPLPRYPRLAQPRTRVTGLRKGADGWIHSLLGKLPYSTGDAEPAATEAYLAAVGSALSDGKLTGAEAKVLARLAGQAGMGAQQVRALHHRYLDGLRDAALADDILTSTEYRQLVTAARLLGDPDYFADLFAPGVETTCRIPAAKQKGQRVWCSPSVSADVRDRLTQAGFVIALNLTRNVVTAVVATADQDTTKVARARELSIPIRSELALDDMLGTVATSSPVSQQPASTAVGDVELTGPRSEPMPVAVAPVPTERVPQVIAGWYLDPSGRWTYRFWDGQHWTEKVSAGDGRTWSDSTGLPLWCTPTTDGLVDGHQPHTLTDQIMSTQKIDVHTALLLTVRCIDAVENDSRTNGYGVAPWYYERAAIIFARLGDSAAEVAVLERFARQKHAPGATPARLLDRLRRRHQATATAPSNHLDGDA; encoded by the coding sequence ATGTCGTCGGTCGGACTGTTCGCCTACGGGTCAGCGGGCGGAAACGCAGGTGTCGACCTGGGTGAGGTGCCGTTCGTCGCAGTGGACGTGGAGACGACAGGGCTGTCGCCGACGTCCGACCGGATCGTGGAGATCGCCCTGGTTCGCGTCGAAGGGGGCCGGGTGGTCGACGAGTGGGCCACGCTCGTCGACCCCGGCCGCGACCCCGGGCCAACCTTCATCCATCACATCACTGCGGACATGCTGTCCGGAGCGCCCACGTTCGCCGACGCGGCGGGTGAGATCCTGTCGAGGCTCGACGGTGCCGTGGCGGTGGCGCACAACGCCCGCTTCGAGGAGGGATTCATCGCGCAGGAGTTCGCCCGGGTCGGCATCAGCACCGCCCCCCTGCCGGCGGTGTGCACCCAGCGGCTGGCCCGACAGGTCCTGGCCGCGCCGAACTTCCAGCTCGTGTCCTGCTGCACCGTGTGCGGTATCGAGTTGCACGACGCCCACACCGCTCTCGGTGACACCCGGGCCACCGCTCAGCTCCTCACCAGGCTCCTGGCGAACGCGCCCGCCCTGCGGTTCCCCTCCGCCCCTGTCCCGCTGCCGCGGTATCCGCGCCTCGCCCAACCCCGTACCCGGGTCACCGGCCTACGCAAGGGCGCGGACGGCTGGATCCATTCGCTGCTGGGGAAACTGCCCTACTCCACCGGCGACGCCGAGCCCGCCGCTACCGAGGCGTACCTCGCTGCCGTCGGGAGCGCGCTCAGCGACGGCAAACTGACCGGTGCCGAAGCCAAGGTGCTGGCGCGACTGGCCGGACAGGCCGGCATGGGCGCCCAGCAGGTACGGGCCCTGCACCACCGCTACCTCGACGGACTGCGGGACGCCGCACTCGCCGATGACATCCTGACCAGCACCGAGTACCGACAGCTCGTTACCGCCGCACGACTGCTCGGGGATCCGGACTACTTCGCGGATCTCTTCGCGCCAGGAGTAGAGACCACGTGCCGTATCCCGGCCGCCAAGCAGAAGGGGCAACGCGTCTGGTGCAGCCCATCCGTGTCCGCCGACGTCCGTGACCGCCTCACCCAGGCCGGCTTCGTCATAGCGTTGAACCTGACCCGCAACGTCGTCACCGCCGTTGTCGCCACCGCTGACCAGGACACCACGAAAGTCGCGCGAGCACGCGAACTCTCCATACCGATCCGCTCCGAACTGGCCCTCGACGACATGCTGGGGACCGTCGCCACGTCTTCCCCGGTATCGCAGCAACCCGCCAGCACAGCCGTCGGCGACGTAGAATTGACCGGGCCCCGTTCCGAGCCGATGCCGGTCGCCGTGGCGCCCGTGCCCACTGAACGAGTGCCGCAGGTCATCGCTGGCTGGTACCTGGACCCGTCGGGGCGGTGGACCTACCGCTTTTGGGACGGCCAACACTGGACCGAGAAGGTCAGCGCCGGGGACGGCCGTACGTGGTCGGACAGCACCGGCCTGCCGCTGTGGTGTACACCCACGACGGATGGCCTGGTCGACGGCCATCAGCCACACACCCTCACGGACCAGATCATGTCGACGCAGAAGATCGACGTCCACACGGCACTGCTTCTGACCGTTCGATGCATCGACGCGGTGGAGAACGACTCACGTACCAACGGATACGGGGTGGCTCCCTGGTACTACGAAAGGGCCGCCATCATCTTCGCCCGGCTGGGCGACTCCGCCGCCGAAGTTGCCGTGCTCGAACGATTCGCCCGACAGAAACATGCTCCCGGGGCCACGCCTGCCAGACTCCTCGATCGCCTTCGCAGGCGGCACCAGGCCACCGCCACTGCACCCAGCAATCATCTTGATGGCGACGCTTGA
- a CDS encoding L,D-transpeptidase — protein sequence MGRLTRGGAMAGALVLAASLALAGCGGDPNKKEAEFVGGTETSSSAEAVTPTQSDGTTSSTPTAADLAVSPADGAKSRPVSTEISASLPGGGKVSSVTLTTGDGKQVDGRMRLDGSSWVPSSALKYSTKYKATVTGTGADGQPRQGVSTFTTMAKPSSMIGSGLYLFDDRTYGVAMPVVAEFSPGIPKKDRAAVQKRMFVKTDPPQPGAWHWVSSGTQAYYRAPEYWQPGTTLSVRIALAGIPLSNGRYGNVDRSATAKIGRSFEMKVDNATKQMQVFQGGQLVKTLPVSLGKKSTPSSSGTMVVMEKKEKTVFDTMDEPDPANQYRTEIDFAQRLTWGGEYIHAAPWSEGVQGRRNVSHGCVNVSMAMGRWLFAQTKVGDPITVTGTPRKLEAGNGWTAWSLTWAEFVKGSASPVPQGGSGPLV from the coding sequence ATGGGCAGGTTAACGCGGGGCGGGGCGATGGCGGGCGCTCTAGTCCTGGCGGCGTCGCTGGCACTGGCCGGGTGCGGCGGCGACCCGAATAAGAAGGAAGCCGAGTTCGTCGGCGGCACCGAGACCTCGTCGAGCGCCGAGGCGGTGACCCCGACGCAGTCCGACGGGACGACGTCATCGACGCCGACGGCCGCCGACCTGGCGGTCAGCCCGGCCGACGGCGCGAAGAGCAGGCCGGTCAGCACCGAGATCAGCGCCAGCCTTCCGGGCGGCGGGAAGGTCTCCTCGGTCACCCTCACCACGGGTGACGGCAAGCAGGTCGACGGCAGGATGCGGCTGGACGGCAGTTCCTGGGTGCCGTCGTCGGCCCTGAAGTACAGCACCAAGTACAAGGCCACGGTGACCGGCACCGGCGCGGACGGCCAGCCCCGGCAGGGGGTGAGCACGTTCACCACGATGGCCAAGCCGAGCTCGATGATCGGCTCCGGCCTGTATCTCTTCGACGACCGGACGTACGGCGTGGCCATGCCGGTGGTGGCCGAGTTCAGTCCGGGCATCCCGAAGAAGGACCGGGCGGCCGTCCAGAAGCGGATGTTCGTCAAGACGGACCCGCCGCAGCCGGGGGCCTGGCACTGGGTCTCCAGTGGCACCCAGGCGTACTACCGGGCGCCGGAGTACTGGCAGCCGGGGACGACGTTGAGCGTCCGGATCGCGCTGGCCGGGATTCCGTTGAGCAACGGCCGGTACGGCAACGTCGACCGGTCGGCGACCGCCAAGATCGGGCGGTCCTTCGAGATGAAGGTGGACAACGCCACCAAGCAGATGCAGGTCTTCCAGGGCGGCCAGTTGGTCAAGACGCTGCCGGTCAGCCTGGGGAAGAAGAGCACTCCCTCGTCCAGCGGCACGATGGTGGTGATGGAGAAGAAGGAGAAGACCGTCTTCGACACCATGGACGAGCCGGACCCGGCGAACCAGTACCGCACCGAGATCGATTTCGCCCAGCGGCTGACCTGGGGTGGCGAGTACATCCACGCGGCTCCGTGGTCGGAGGGGGTGCAGGGCCGGCGGAACGTCTCGCACGGCTGCGTCAACGTCTCGATGGCGATGGGCCGGTGGCTCTTCGCGCAGACGAAGGTCGGTGACCCGATCACGGTCACGGGCACCCCCCGCAAGCTCGAAGCGGGCAATGGCTGGACGGCGTGGAGCCTGACCTGGGCGGAGTTCGTCAAGGGCAGCGCGTCGCCGGTTCCGCAGGGCGGCTCGGGCCCACTGGTCTGA